A genomic stretch from Candidatus Palauibacter australiensis includes:
- a CDS encoding sodium:solute symporter family protein has protein sequence MPAWLIVFLVTIGYLLASLAIGLASGRHASDSTEGYVAGDRSLNFLVLYFIMGASVFSAFAFLGGPGWAYSRGAAAFYILAYASVGLVPWYFFGPRVAALGRRFGYVTQAELFAHRFDSRAIPAILAVLSIFAFVPYLVIQMKGAGYVFNVVTEGRVPQWAGSAIAYGVVLVYVFRSGVLGVGWTNTFQGMFMMVLAWGLGLYLPAKLHGGVGPMFDAIAAGLPDMLRGPGLGADGQPWSWGAYSSSVAISAFGFSVWPHYFMKIYTARDVDTLKRTVVYYPTFALFLVPILFIGFSGVLAFPGVEPADAILPTIVTSALIGLPPVIVGLFCAGALAASMSTGDALLHAAGSVAVRDFWGNLRPGALDDAAQRHWIRLMVILVGAASYGLALIPGLSLVELLLLSYGFIAQLFPLTVVTFLWRGVTRAGALWGLVTGGGIAFCLDLALRLDLVSAAATAGVHPGIYGMVGNVIVMIAVSRHTTRLAPAHVAEFIDN, from the coding sequence ATGCCGGCCTGGCTGATCGTCTTCCTCGTCACGATCGGGTATCTGCTCGCTTCGCTCGCGATCGGGCTCGCCTCCGGCCGCCACGCCTCGGACAGCACGGAGGGTTACGTCGCGGGCGACCGCTCGCTGAACTTCCTCGTCCTCTACTTCATCATGGGGGCCTCGGTGTTCAGCGCGTTCGCCTTCCTGGGCGGGCCCGGCTGGGCCTATTCGCGCGGGGCGGCGGCCTTCTACATCCTCGCCTACGCGTCCGTCGGCCTCGTCCCCTGGTACTTTTTCGGCCCCCGCGTCGCCGCGCTGGGCCGGCGCTTCGGTTACGTCACGCAGGCCGAACTCTTCGCGCACCGCTTCGACAGCCGCGCGATCCCGGCCATCCTCGCGGTCCTCTCCATCTTCGCCTTCGTCCCCTACCTGGTGATCCAGATGAAGGGGGCGGGATACGTCTTCAACGTGGTGACGGAGGGGCGCGTCCCGCAGTGGGCCGGGTCCGCGATCGCGTACGGGGTCGTCCTCGTCTACGTCTTCCGGAGCGGCGTCCTGGGAGTCGGCTGGACGAACACCTTCCAGGGGATGTTCATGATGGTGCTCGCGTGGGGGCTCGGCCTCTACCTGCCGGCGAAGCTGCACGGCGGCGTGGGACCCATGTTCGACGCGATCGCCGCCGGGCTCCCGGACATGCTGCGGGGGCCGGGACTCGGCGCGGACGGACAGCCATGGAGCTGGGGCGCCTACTCGAGTTCGGTCGCCATCTCCGCCTTCGGGTTCAGCGTGTGGCCGCACTACTTCATGAAGATCTACACGGCCCGCGACGTGGACACCCTCAAGCGGACGGTCGTCTACTATCCGACCTTCGCGCTCTTCCTCGTCCCCATCCTCTTCATTGGGTTCTCGGGCGTGCTCGCCTTCCCCGGCGTCGAGCCGGCGGACGCCATCCTGCCCACGATCGTGACGTCGGCGCTGATCGGCTTGCCGCCGGTGATCGTAGGCCTCTTCTGCGCGGGAGCGCTCGCGGCCTCGATGTCCACCGGAGACGCTCTCCTGCACGCGGCGGGATCCGTGGCGGTCCGCGACTTCTGGGGGAACCTGCGGCCGGGCGCGCTCGACGACGCGGCGCAGCGGCACTGGATCCGCCTCATGGTGATCCTCGTGGGCGCCGCCAGCTACGGGCTCGCGCTGATCCCCGGACTCAGCCTCGTCGAGCTGTTGCTCCTCAGCTACGGGTTCATCGCGCAGCTCTTCCCGCTGACGGTCGTGACCTTCCTGTGGCGGGGCGTCACGCGCGCGGGGGCGCTGTGGGGCCTCGTGACGGGCGGCGGCATCGCGTTCTGCCTCGATCTGGCCCTGCGGCTGGATCTCGTCTCAGCCGCCGCGACCGCCGGCGTCCACCCGGGGATCTACGGGATGGTCGGGAACGTGATCGTCATGATCGCGGTCTCCCGCCACACCACACGCCTCGCCCCCGCGCACGTCGCCGAGTTCATCGACAACTAG
- the coaE gene encoding dephospho-CoA kinase (Dephospho-CoA kinase (CoaE) performs the final step in coenzyme A biosynthesis.) — translation MPFRVGLTGTVAAGKSTLACNLADRGATVIDSDELAREVVHPGSPAHARIRETFGSGVIGPDGAIDRSALRDAAFADEQARERLEEISHAGIRELRARRIAEAAAAGARVIVEEIPLLFEVGLEDDYDMIVVVDAPRAVREARALGSRGWTAAEFAAIDAAQLAASEKRRRADRVLDNRGDAEALEVAARRLWREILRAAGGGGS, via the coding sequence ATGCCGTTTCGCGTGGGACTGACCGGGACGGTGGCCGCCGGCAAGAGCACGCTGGCGTGCAACCTGGCGGACCGGGGCGCCACCGTGATCGACTCCGACGAACTTGCGCGCGAGGTCGTGCATCCGGGTTCCCCCGCACACGCCCGCATCCGCGAAACGTTCGGTAGCGGGGTCATCGGCCCCGACGGAGCCATCGACAGATCCGCGCTCCGGGATGCGGCCTTCGCCGACGAACAGGCCCGCGAACGCCTCGAGGAGATCTCGCACGCCGGAATCCGCGAACTCCGGGCCCGCCGAATCGCCGAAGCGGCGGCGGCTGGCGCGCGCGTGATCGTCGAGGAAATCCCCCTCCTGTTCGAGGTCGGCCTGGAAGATGACTACGACATGATCGTCGTCGTGGATGCGCCGCGAGCGGTGCGCGAGGCGCGAGCGTTGGGGTCCCGGGGCTGGACCGCGGCGGAATTCGCCGCCATAGATGCCGCGCAGCTTGCGGCTTCGGAGAAACGGCGTCGGGCCGACCGCGTGCTCGACAATCGGGGCGATGCCGAAGCACTGGAAGTCGCCGCGCGCCGACTCTGGCGGGAGATCCTGCGGGCGGCCGGCGGGGGCGGGTCTTGA
- a CDS encoding MBL fold metallo-hydrolase produces the protein MSRIKRSRMRAAVAPGLLVISHALAFSACRPGGDSSSAAETPGDAEMSPSAAGVAAGGADLSTGTHVVLLGTGTPNPEPEASGPATAILVDGRAYIVDAGVGLVRRAAEAADRYGAEGLTAARLDIAFLTHLHSDHTLGLPDLIHTPWVAEREAPLKLFGPGGTAAMAAHLTAAWEADIENRLGGHQPSTPDGWRVETVEIDPGVIYEDDRVRVTAFAVVHTGWPEAYGFRFDAAGRSVVLSGDTAPTEAIVEMCAGCDVLVHEVYSATTFRDRPPEWQVYHAQAHTSTVELAELAVRARPGILVLHHQLAWGATPEEMVAEIRAAGYDGPLAYGRDLDVY, from the coding sequence ATGTCCCGCATCAAGCGAAGCCGCATGCGCGCTGCCGTCGCCCCCGGCCTGCTCGTCATCAGCCACGCGCTGGCGTTTTCGGCGTGCCGCCCCGGAGGGGATTCATCCAGCGCCGCCGAAACCCCCGGCGATGCCGAGATGTCGCCGTCCGCCGCGGGCGTTGCGGCCGGGGGCGCCGACCTCTCCACCGGGACGCACGTGGTCCTGCTGGGGACGGGGACGCCCAATCCCGAACCGGAGGCATCGGGCCCCGCCACCGCAATACTGGTGGACGGGCGGGCCTACATCGTGGACGCCGGCGTGGGCCTCGTGCGCCGCGCGGCGGAAGCGGCCGACCGCTACGGAGCCGAGGGCCTCACGGCGGCGCGCCTGGACATCGCCTTCCTCACTCACCTGCACAGCGACCACACCCTGGGGCTGCCGGACCTGATCCACACGCCGTGGGTGGCCGAGCGGGAGGCGCCGCTGAAGCTGTTCGGCCCCGGCGGGACGGCTGCGATGGCCGCGCACCTGACGGCCGCGTGGGAGGCGGACATCGAGAACCGGCTCGGCGGCCACCAGCCGTCGACACCGGACGGGTGGCGCGTGGAGACGGTCGAGATCGACCCGGGGGTCATCTACGAGGACGACCGCGTCCGCGTGACCGCCTTCGCGGTGGTGCATACGGGCTGGCCGGAGGCCTACGGCTTTCGGTTCGACGCTGCGGGGCGCTCGGTGGTTCTCTCCGGCGATACCGCTCCGACCGAGGCGATCGTCGAGATGTGCGCGGGCTGCGACGTACTCGTGCACGAGGTATACTCGGCCACGACATTCCGTGACCGTCCGCCGGAATGGCAGGTGTATCACGCCCAGGCCCACACCTCGACCGTCGAACTGGCGGAACTCGCCGTGCGGGCGCGCCCGGGGATCCTCGTCCTGCATCACCAGTTGGCTTGGGGAGCGACACCCGAGGAGATGGTCGCGGAGATTCGCGCCGCCGGCTACGACGGACCGCTCGCATACGGCCGGGACCTGGACGTGTACTAG
- the speB gene encoding agmatinase, producing MCRWEAARAVILPIPYEATTSWGTGTRDGPAAIIEASRYIEWYDEELDREPYEIGVCTLPSIDLGTVGPEPAIARLRALYDDLLEAAGDRFIIGLGGEHSISSAPAVAWADRLGGDLTILQFDAHTDLRDRHHDSPWNHACVMRRVLEHRPDGGNRADAADIVAVGIRALTREERDIIREHRVEVVYAHEMRRAGWVERAVKALGENVYITFDVDFFDPSLMPATGTPEPGGGSWWDALDLLSRVFGERNVVGADIVELAPRRGEEASAFTAAKLAYKMIGFWSEHR from the coding sequence CTGTGCCGCTGGGAGGCGGCGCGCGCCGTCATCCTCCCCATCCCCTACGAAGCGACGACGAGCTGGGGGACGGGCACGCGCGACGGTCCGGCCGCGATCATCGAGGCGTCCCGCTACATCGAGTGGTATGACGAGGAGTTGGACCGCGAGCCGTACGAAATCGGCGTGTGCACGCTCCCGTCCATCGACCTCGGCACGGTGGGCCCGGAGCCCGCGATCGCGAGGCTGCGGGCCCTGTACGACGACCTGCTCGAAGCCGCCGGGGACCGGTTCATCATCGGATTGGGCGGGGAACATTCGATTTCCAGCGCTCCGGCCGTCGCGTGGGCGGACCGGCTCGGCGGCGACCTCACGATTCTCCAGTTCGATGCGCACACCGACCTGAGGGATCGCCACCACGACTCTCCGTGGAATCATGCCTGCGTCATGCGCCGCGTACTCGAGCACAGGCCGGACGGCGGGAACCGGGCGGATGCGGCGGATATCGTGGCGGTCGGGATCCGCGCGCTCACGCGGGAGGAGCGGGACATCATCCGCGAACACCGGGTCGAGGTCGTGTACGCGCACGAGATGCGCCGGGCGGGCTGGGTCGAGCGGGCGGTGAAGGCGCTGGGAGAGAACGTCTACATCACCTTCGACGTCGACTTCTTCGATCCGTCGCTGATGCCGGCCACCGGCACGCCGGAGCCCGGGGGCGGAAGCTGGTGGGACGCGCTGGATCTGCTCTCCCGCGTTTTCGGCGAGCGCAACGTCGTGGGCGCGGACATCGTGGAACTCGCCCCGCGGCGGGGCGAGGAGGCCTCGGCCTTCACCGCCGCGAAGCTTGCCTACAAGATGATCGGGTTCTGGTCGGAGCACCGGTAA
- a CDS encoding iron-sulfur cluster assembly accessory protein, whose amino-acid sequence MSEIAEATRSAEPIVTLTPEAADKVREFQAGTDAETVLRVSVIPGGCSGFEYGLDMDTSVREDDFTFESEGVSVVIDPFSAQYLAGLSIGYHSSFKGTGFTFENPNATGSCGCGTSFAV is encoded by the coding sequence ATGAGCGAAATAGCAGAGGCCACGCGGTCGGCCGAACCGATCGTCACGCTGACGCCTGAGGCGGCCGACAAGGTCAGGGAGTTCCAGGCCGGGACGGACGCCGAGACGGTGCTGAGGGTGAGCGTGATTCCGGGCGGGTGCTCCGGTTTCGAATACGGGCTGGACATGGACACCTCGGTGCGTGAGGACGATTTCACCTTCGAGTCCGAGGGGGTGTCCGTCGTCATCGATCCGTTCAGCGCGCAGTACCTGGCGGGCCTCTCCATCGGATACCACAGTTCGTTCAAGGGCACGGGGTTCACGTTCGAGAATCCGAACGCGACCGGGAGCTGCGGCTGCGGGACCTCCTTCGCCGTCTAG
- a CDS encoding ABC transporter ATP-binding protein: MRSLRALLPYFRPYRLGIAAGLTLVIVSNLFTVAGPWVLKMAVDALERELRSDLILRYALVLTAISVVAGATRFWMRKLLNGLSRRMETDIRSALFAHLLSLPPQFFDAWRTGDLVSRATNDVQAVRMVAGPAIMYAVNTATVATLALGLMIWIDPMLTLWAMIPMVVLPPIVFIFGRQIHERFERIQAQFSEISNFAQENLSGTRIVKAYVREEAQAKRFETLNRDYKSRNLSLARVWGLFHPSLMFFTGVGAVVVLWFGGGQVVRGAITLGDFVAFSFYLTMLMWPMIALGWVTNLFQRGAASMGRLNALFDIVPEVRDPESPVSLTSVRGALEFDDVTFRYPGTERDVLRDISFRIEPGQTVAIVGATASGKSTLAALIPRLYDVTAGTIRLDGVDIRELDLGSLRDSMAFVPQEPFLFSMRLRTNIELLRGEKDGGEPVSDELRSALAVSQLAKTLAVLPDGIDTRLGERGINLSGGQKQRATLARAVHRDAPVLILDDALSAVDSETETAILEALREYMSGRTSIIVSHRVSAVRTADTILVLDDGHLVERGRHEDLIAADGAYARLLRRQLVAEELERIEQRRVASA; this comes from the coding sequence TTGAGATCGCTCAGAGCGCTGCTACCCTACTTCCGCCCGTACCGCCTGGGCATCGCGGCCGGGCTTACGCTCGTGATCGTGAGCAACCTGTTCACGGTCGCTGGCCCATGGGTGCTCAAGATGGCGGTCGACGCGCTTGAAAGGGAACTGCGCTCCGACCTCATCCTGCGCTACGCTCTCGTGCTCACGGCGATTTCCGTTGTCGCCGGCGCGACGAGATTCTGGATGCGCAAGCTCCTCAACGGGCTGAGCCGCCGCATGGAGACGGATATCCGGAGCGCCCTCTTCGCGCACCTCCTCAGCCTCCCGCCGCAGTTCTTCGACGCCTGGCGGACCGGCGATCTCGTGAGCCGTGCGACGAACGACGTGCAGGCGGTCCGCATGGTCGCGGGGCCCGCGATCATGTACGCGGTGAACACCGCCACCGTCGCGACGCTGGCGCTCGGGCTCATGATCTGGATCGATCCCATGCTCACGCTCTGGGCGATGATCCCGATGGTCGTCCTCCCCCCCATCGTGTTCATCTTCGGGCGACAGATTCATGAGCGCTTCGAGAGGATCCAGGCCCAGTTCTCGGAGATCTCCAACTTCGCCCAGGAAAACCTGTCGGGGACCCGCATCGTGAAGGCGTACGTGCGCGAGGAGGCTCAAGCCAAACGTTTCGAAACCCTCAACCGCGACTACAAGTCGCGCAATCTCTCCCTCGCCCGCGTGTGGGGGCTGTTTCATCCGTCGCTCATGTTCTTCACCGGCGTCGGCGCGGTCGTCGTACTGTGGTTCGGAGGCGGACAGGTCGTCCGCGGCGCCATCACCCTCGGCGATTTCGTCGCCTTCTCCTTCTACCTCACGATGCTGATGTGGCCCATGATCGCCCTCGGCTGGGTCACGAACCTGTTCCAGCGCGGCGCCGCCTCGATGGGCCGCCTCAACGCACTGTTCGACATCGTTCCCGAGGTCCGCGACCCGGAGTCGCCGGTGTCGCTCACGTCGGTGCGGGGCGCGCTGGAGTTCGACGACGTTACCTTCCGCTATCCGGGGACGGAGCGCGATGTGCTGCGGGACATCTCCTTCCGTATCGAACCCGGGCAGACGGTCGCCATCGTTGGCGCGACCGCGAGCGGAAAATCCACGTTGGCTGCGCTCATCCCCCGTCTCTACGACGTGACCGCGGGGACGATTCGTCTGGACGGCGTGGATATCCGGGAACTCGACCTGGGTTCGCTGCGCGACTCGATGGCCTTCGTGCCGCAGGAGCCGTTCCTGTTCAGCATGCGGCTGAGAACGAACATCGAACTCCTGCGCGGAGAGAAGGATGGGGGGGAGCCGGTCTCGGACGAACTCCGCAGCGCGCTCGCCGTGTCGCAGCTGGCGAAGACGCTGGCCGTCCTTCCCGACGGGATCGACACGCGCCTGGGCGAACGCGGCATCAACCTCTCCGGCGGACAGAAGCAGAGGGCCACGCTGGCCCGGGCGGTCCACCGCGACGCGCCGGTGCTCATCCTGGACGACGCCCTGTCGGCGGTGGATTCGGAGACGGAAACCGCGATCCTGGAGGCGCTGCGGGAATACATGTCCGGGCGCACATCCATCATCGTATCCCACCGCGTGTCGGCGGTGCGCACGGCCGACACGATCCTGGTTCTGGACGATGGACACCTCGTCGAACGCGGCAGGCATGAAGATCTGATCGCGGCCGACGGCGCCTACGCGCGCCTGCTTCGCCGCCAACTCGTGGCGGAGGAACTCGAGCGTATCGAGCAACGGCGGGTCGCAAGCGCCTGA
- a CDS encoding transcriptional repressor, protein MRRALEAGGHRFTIQRAAVYRVLSGTSSHPTADDVFTSVRERIPDISLATVYKALEAFVTCGVARKLSLGVGPARYDGRTDDHEHIRCLSCDRVQDIEGLRPRDWMEGLAEMTPFNVVGYRLELEGYCPDCLH, encoded by the coding sequence TTGCGTCGTGCTCTGGAAGCCGGTGGACACCGGTTTACCATCCAGCGCGCGGCCGTGTACCGCGTGCTCTCCGGCACGTCCTCGCATCCCACGGCGGACGACGTGTTCACCTCGGTGCGCGAGCGGATTCCCGACATCAGCCTCGCCACGGTCTACAAGGCGCTCGAGGCGTTCGTGACCTGTGGGGTCGCGCGCAAGCTCTCGCTCGGCGTGGGACCGGCGCGCTACGATGGCCGAACGGATGATCACGAACATATCCGCTGCCTCTCCTGCGACCGCGTTCAGGACATCGAAGGCTTGCGGCCGCGCGACTGGATGGAGGGTCTGGCCGAGATGACGCCGTTCAACGTCGTCGGCTACCGGCTCGAGCTGGAGGGCTACTGCCCCGACTGCCTGCACTGA
- a CDS encoding bifunctional oligoribonuclease/PAP phosphatase NrnA has product MTASPMSPARAEALDAIRRRLRGASSVVLTTHVNPDGDGIGSMVALASRLLRHGAEATIVTPSRPPPSLRFLLRDIPALVEEDPAAADPLNGADTIAILDTAEPKRLGGLPEHAKRTGGVLIDHHPPVGSPLVRPAIRDSSACATGELVYDLLSLDDVGLTRTEAEALYTAISTDTGSFRFSNTSPRAHAIASELLAAGVDTGALFRELYGVYSRGRLALMRLALEGLEVDPRAPIAWIALDRRALSRTGARSEDMEGLVEFPRRLAGMEVGLLFRGLARGRTKVSLRSNGEVDVSGVAQLLGGGGHAKASGVLIELDLDEAVRVVLDALRPLVEAAVASSNDR; this is encoded by the coding sequence TTGACCGCCTCCCCGATGTCGCCGGCTCGCGCGGAGGCGCTCGACGCGATCCGGCGCCGCCTGCGCGGCGCCTCGTCCGTCGTGCTCACAACCCACGTGAACCCCGATGGCGACGGCATCGGCAGCATGGTTGCGCTCGCATCCCGGCTGCTGCGACACGGAGCTGAAGCCACGATCGTCACCCCGAGCCGGCCGCCGCCCTCGCTCCGGTTCCTCCTCAGGGACATTCCGGCGCTCGTCGAGGAGGACCCGGCGGCCGCCGACCCGCTGAACGGAGCCGACACGATCGCCATCCTCGACACCGCCGAACCGAAACGTCTCGGCGGCCTCCCCGAGCATGCGAAGCGGACGGGAGGCGTCCTGATCGATCATCACCCGCCCGTGGGGTCTCCGCTCGTGAGACCGGCGATCCGCGACTCCTCCGCCTGCGCAACGGGCGAACTGGTCTATGACCTGCTTTCCCTCGACGACGTGGGATTGACGCGGACGGAGGCGGAAGCCCTTTACACGGCGATTTCGACGGATACCGGCTCATTCCGTTTCTCGAACACGTCACCGCGCGCGCACGCGATCGCGAGCGAACTGCTGGCGGCGGGGGTGGATACGGGTGCGCTGTTTCGTGAATTGTACGGCGTGTACAGCCGGGGGCGGCTGGCCCTCATGCGGCTGGCTCTCGAGGGTCTGGAAGTTGATCCTCGCGCCCCCATCGCCTGGATCGCGCTGGATCGCCGGGCCCTCTCGAGGACGGGTGCGCGAAGCGAGGACATGGAAGGTCTGGTCGAATTCCCGCGCCGGCTCGCGGGAATGGAGGTCGGACTCCTCTTCCGCGGCCTCGCGCGCGGTCGGACGAAGGTGTCGCTGCGTTCGAACGGGGAGGTGGACGTTTCCGGCGTCGCGCAACTCCTCGGCGGCGGCGGACACGCGAAGGCTTCCGGCGTCCTCATCGAACTCGATCTCGACGAGGCGGTACGGGTCGTCCTCGACGCGTTGCGCCCGCTCGTGGAGGCGGCCGTCGCCTCGAGCAACGACCGGTAG
- a CDS encoding metal-dependent transcriptional regulator yields the protein MKSGPADPSRAVEDYLKAVYKLQQAGDPVSTTALAEELDRSAASVTNMVKSLAVQGLLRHTPYRGVLLTATGKAAALRIIRRHRVIELYLIERLGFSWEDVHAEAERLEHAASEALIDRMAQALGEPSIDPHGSPIPTRDGELAHTEWIPLAELKGGRGVVREVSDRSPRTLRELAALGLFPGTRIRCLGERADGVARLEVDDRSFDVEPVLARAVFVERES from the coding sequence GTGAAGTCGGGTCCCGCGGACCCGAGCCGGGCGGTCGAAGACTATCTGAAGGCCGTCTACAAGCTCCAGCAGGCCGGCGACCCCGTGTCCACGACGGCGCTGGCCGAGGAACTGGACCGCTCCGCGGCGTCCGTCACGAACATGGTCAAGAGCCTGGCGGTGCAGGGGCTCCTCCGGCACACCCCGTACCGCGGGGTGCTCCTCACAGCCACGGGAAAGGCGGCGGCGCTGCGGATCATCCGCAGGCACCGGGTGATCGAACTGTATCTGATCGAGAGGCTCGGCTTCTCGTGGGAGGATGTGCACGCCGAGGCCGAGCGGCTCGAGCACGCCGCCTCGGAAGCGCTCATCGACCGGATGGCGCAGGCGCTCGGAGAACCGTCGATCGACCCCCACGGCAGTCCGATCCCGACGCGCGACGGCGAACTCGCGCACACCGAGTGGATCCCCCTCGCGGAGTTGAAGGGAGGGCGCGGCGTCGTGCGCGAGGTCTCCGACCGGAGTCCGCGGACGCTGCGGGAACTCGCCGCGCTCGGGCTCTTCCCGGGCACGCGCATACGGTGTCTGGGCGAGCGGGCGGATGGCGTCGCCCGCCTCGAAGTGGACGACCGCTCCTTCGATGTCGAGCCCGTCCTCGCGCGCGCCGTCTTCGTCGAGCGCGAATCCTAG
- a CDS encoding PHP domain-containing protein, protein MNVPIAGRTVPGPGTGPCVDLHMHSTASDGTVAPAGVARAVAEAGLDGFSLTDHDTTQGLAEAETAARALGLRFLPGAELSANEPGRSVHLLAYGFEAADPGLQAFLSRYREDRLRRAREIVEKLQAAGAHVTWRDVELQTGAAAPTRAHVGRAVVACGAAADINEAFRRYLSRGRPAYIGKEPTPPKVVIDCVHAAGGVVCLAHPGRMHGEDDVRRWASEGLDGVEVVHPANPPAVQSRMDALAGELGLLRCGGSDWHGPDAGRRGVPGWAHVPMRWMEEIGRRSCRQADRRPARGAAAGPR, encoded by the coding sequence GTGAACGTTCCCATCGCCGGACGGACGGTCCCCGGGCCCGGAACAGGCCCGTGCGTCGACCTGCACATGCACTCGACCGCCAGCGATGGAACGGTCGCGCCCGCCGGCGTGGCCCGGGCGGTGGCGGAGGCCGGTCTCGACGGGTTCTCGCTGACGGACCATGACACGACGCAGGGACTTGCCGAGGCGGAGACGGCGGCGCGGGCACTCGGGCTCCGCTTCCTGCCGGGGGCGGAGCTGTCGGCGAACGAACCCGGCCGATCCGTGCACCTCCTGGCATACGGGTTCGAGGCGGCCGATCCCGGCCTGCAGGCTTTCCTCTCCCGCTACCGCGAGGATCGGCTGCGGCGCGCGCGCGAGATCGTCGAGAAGCTGCAGGCAGCGGGCGCGCACGTGACCTGGAGAGACGTCGAACTCCAGACGGGCGCCGCGGCTCCGACCCGGGCCCACGTCGGCCGGGCCGTCGTGGCCTGCGGTGCGGCCGCCGATATCAACGAGGCGTTCCGGCGTTACCTCTCGCGTGGTCGTCCCGCCTACATCGGCAAGGAACCGACGCCCCCGAAAGTTGTAATCGATTGCGTGCACGCGGCGGGCGGTGTCGTTTGCCTCGCCCACCCGGGCAGGATGCACGGCGAGGACGACGTCCGCCGCTGGGCGAGCGAGGGTCTGGATGGCGTCGAGGTCGTCCACCCCGCGAATCCTCCCGCCGTGCAGAGCCGCATGGACGCCCTGGCCGGCGAACTCGGCCTGCTCCGCTGCGGCGGCTCGGACTGGCACGGACCCGACGCCGGCCGAAGGGGGGTTCCCGGGTGGGCGCATGTACCCATGCGGTGGATGGAAGAGATCGGCCGGCGGTCGTGCCGACAGGCGGATCGGCGGCCCGCCCGAGGGGCTGCGGCCGGGCCTCGCTAG
- a CDS encoding NAD-dependent deacylase — MEQGQWRHARRLVREARHVVALTGAGISAESGVPTFRDAGGLWKSYRPEELATPEALARDPRTVLEWYAWRRSALAGCRPNEGHRALARFFLRRGEAGLVTQNVDGLHTRAALEEAGEEPAEAALPLELHGAVGRDRCQSCAARWPAEPLGETLPRCSGCGGLRRPDVVLFGETLDPDLLDRARRLAERADLCLVVGTSAVVYPAAALPLATREAGGLIVEVNVRRTALTEVAAAALRGEAGTILPALLDPQAMGKAG; from the coding sequence ATGGAACAGGGTCAATGGCGACACGCGCGTCGACTCGTGCGGGAAGCCCGCCACGTGGTCGCGCTCACGGGGGCGGGGATTTCGGCCGAGTCGGGGGTGCCGACGTTCCGAGACGCCGGCGGGCTGTGGAAGAGCTACCGCCCGGAGGAACTCGCCACGCCCGAAGCGCTGGCGCGCGATCCGCGGACGGTGCTCGAGTGGTACGCCTGGCGGCGCTCGGCGCTCGCCGGCTGCCGGCCAAACGAGGGGCATCGGGCGCTGGCGCGTTTCTTCCTGCGGCGCGGGGAGGCAGGACTCGTGACCCAGAACGTCGATGGCCTCCACACGCGCGCCGCGCTCGAAGAGGCGGGCGAGGAGCCCGCGGAGGCGGCGCTGCCGCTCGAGCTGCACGGCGCCGTGGGGCGCGACCGCTGTCAGTCCTGCGCGGCGCGCTGGCCCGCCGAGCCGCTCGGCGAGACGCTCCCCCGGTGTTCCGGCTGCGGGGGTCTCCGGCGACCCGATGTCGTCCTCTTCGGCGAGACGCTCGATCCCGACCTGCTGGACCGTGCGCGCCGGCTGGCGGAGCGGGCAGATCTGTGTCTCGTCGTCGGCACGAGCGCCGTCGTCTACCCCGCCGCCGCGCTTCCCCTCGCGACGCGCGAGGCCGGCGGGCTCATCGTTGAGGTCAACGTGCGGCGGACCGCGCTCACGGAGGTTGCGGCGGCGGCGCTGCGCGGCGAGGCCGGAACGATCCTCCCCGCCCTGCTGGACCCACAGGCCATGGGAAAAGCCGGCTAG